The Mesorhizobium sp. M1D.F.Ca.ET.043.01.1.1 genome contains a region encoding:
- the virD4 gene encoding type IV secretion system ATPase VirD4 (The ATPase VirD4 is a core component of the VirB/VirD4 form of type IV secretion systems (T4SS), also known as type IVa secretion systems.) — MASTKTTPNIALSIACSLALGFCAASLYATFRHWRSGAALMTFDVRAFWFETPFYLGFATPVFYRGVAIVLSTSAVVLLIQQIVTRRNLEHHGTARWARVDEMRRPGFLRRYRGVTGPVFGKTSGPFWPGYYLTNGEQPHSLIVAPTRAGKGVGIVIPTLLTFKGSVIALDVKGELFELTSRARQAAGAEVFKFAPLDSERRTNCFNPLLDLIALPPQQQFTEARRLAANLITAKGEGAEGFVNGARDLFVAGILACIERGTPTIGAVYDLFAQPGEKFKLFARLAMETRNKEAQRIFDDMAGNDTKILTSYTSVLGDGGLNLWADPAVKAATSRSDFSVYDLRRRRTCIYLCVSPNDLEVVAPLVRLFFQQVVSILQRSMPRQDEKYEVLFLLDEFKHLGKLEAIETAITTIAGYKGRFMLIIQSLSALTGAYGEAGKQNFLSNTGLQVFMATADDETPNYISKAIGEYTFEAKSISYSQARTFDWNIQKSNQGAPLLRPEQVRLLDDDYEIVLIKGLPPLKLRKVRYFSDRILKRIFESQAGVLPEPAPLTIADEGLSAESQLDDPLPELTQRL; from the coding sequence ATGGCTTCAACAAAAACGACCCCCAACATAGCTCTTAGCATCGCGTGCTCGCTCGCCTTGGGCTTCTGCGCGGCAAGTTTGTACGCGACGTTCCGCCACTGGCGTAGCGGCGCGGCTTTGATGACGTTTGACGTCCGGGCCTTTTGGTTTGAGACGCCCTTCTATCTGGGTTTCGCGACCCCCGTCTTCTATCGGGGCGTAGCTATCGTGCTTTCAACGTCCGCGGTGGTGTTGCTGATTCAGCAGATCGTAACACGGCGCAACCTCGAACATCACGGGACGGCGCGCTGGGCGCGAGTGGATGAGATGAGACGCCCGGGTTTTCTACGACGATACCGTGGCGTAACAGGCCCGGTATTTGGCAAGACGAGTGGCCCTTTCTGGCCTGGCTACTACCTAACCAATGGCGAGCAGCCTCACAGCCTTATCGTCGCACCGACCCGTGCTGGTAAGGGCGTCGGCATAGTCATTCCAACGCTACTTACATTCAAGGGCTCGGTTATAGCTCTCGACGTCAAAGGGGAGCTCTTTGAGCTTACCTCGAGGGCGCGCCAGGCTGCCGGCGCCGAGGTGTTCAAATTTGCGCCGCTGGATTCTGAGCGGCGCACGAATTGCTTTAATCCGTTATTGGACCTTATTGCGCTGCCTCCGCAGCAGCAATTCACCGAGGCCCGCCGCTTGGCGGCAAACCTAATTACGGCGAAGGGGGAGGGCGCCGAAGGTTTCGTCAACGGCGCGCGAGATCTCTTTGTGGCGGGGATCCTTGCCTGCATCGAGCGGGGCACGCCAACAATCGGCGCCGTCTATGACCTCTTCGCCCAGCCGGGGGAGAAGTTTAAGCTCTTCGCGCGACTCGCCATGGAAACCCGGAACAAAGAAGCGCAACGCATCTTCGACGACATGGCTGGGAACGATACAAAAATCCTAACTTCCTACACGTCCGTCCTTGGCGATGGCGGGCTCAATTTGTGGGCGGATCCCGCTGTAAAGGCAGCGACAAGTCGCTCAGATTTTTCGGTCTATGATCTTCGCCGTCGCAGAACGTGCATCTATCTTTGCGTTAGTCCGAACGATCTTGAGGTGGTCGCGCCTTTGGTCCGCCTGTTCTTTCAGCAAGTCGTTTCAATTCTACAGCGGTCGATGCCTCGCCAGGATGAAAAATACGAAGTCCTGTTTCTGCTCGATGAATTCAAACACTTGGGTAAGCTGGAGGCGATCGAGACCGCAATTACGACCATCGCCGGCTACAAGGGTCGCTTTATGCTCATCATCCAAAGCCTCTCGGCACTGACGGGGGCCTATGGTGAGGCTGGCAAGCAGAATTTTCTCAGCAATACGGGCCTGCAAGTGTTCATGGCGACTGCCGATGACGAGACTCCGAACTACATTTCGAAGGCCATCGGTGAATACACGTTTGAAGCCAAATCGATTTCCTACAGCCAAGCGCGAACGTTCGACTGGAACATTCAGAAGTCAAATCAAGGTGCACCGCTGTTGCGTCCGGAACAGGTTCGGCTGCTCGATGACGACTACGAGATTGTGCTCATCAAAGGTCTGCCACCATTGAAATTGAGGAAGGTGCGATATTTTTCGGATCGCATTCTGAAACGCATCTTCGAAAGCCAGGCGGGCGTCCTCCCGGAGCCGGCACCCTTGACGATAGCAGACGAGGGGCTCTCGGCAGAATCTCAACTCGATGACCCGCTGCCTGAATTGACGCAGCGACTTTGA
- a CDS encoding cytochrome-c peroxidase, whose product MKMLFTATALAFLVATAVAAQLIPVDLRQMALATFKPLPSRPAVADNPITPEKIALGKALFFDPRLSSSGVFSCNSCHNLATGGDDNRETSIGHGWQMGSRNAPTVFNAVFNKGQFWDGRAADLKAQAKGPIQAGAEMANTPDQVIDTVKSMPQYVEWFNSAFPDEVDRISFDNVAKAIEAYEATLITPAPFDAFLNGNDAAISSEQKQGLALFIEKGCSSCHSGINVGGEGYYPFGLVEKPSADVLPEYDKGRFAVTNAADDSYVFRVAPLRNVAITAPYFHSGKVWDLRQAVATMGTTQLGEDLTGYEVDRIVAFLSSLTGKLPEISYPVLPAETATTPRPQSQILRK is encoded by the coding sequence ATGAAAATGCTATTCACTGCGACGGCCCTTGCCTTTCTGGTGGCCACTGCAGTTGCTGCGCAACTGATCCCAGTAGATCTCAGACAAATGGCACTGGCCACATTCAAGCCTTTGCCATCCAGGCCGGCGGTCGCCGACAACCCGATCACACCGGAGAAGATTGCCCTCGGCAAGGCACTGTTCTTCGATCCGCGCCTCTCCTCGTCAGGCGTCTTCTCGTGCAACTCGTGCCATAACTTGGCGACCGGAGGCGACGACAATCGCGAAACGTCGATAGGCCACGGTTGGCAGATGGGATCGCGCAATGCGCCGACGGTATTTAATGCTGTCTTCAACAAAGGGCAGTTTTGGGATGGTCGCGCCGCGGACCTGAAGGCTCAGGCCAAAGGACCCATACAGGCCGGTGCCGAAATGGCCAACACACCGGATCAAGTCATCGACACGGTTAAGTCGATGCCGCAGTACGTCGAGTGGTTCAATTCTGCTTTCCCGGATGAAGTGGATCGCATTTCCTTCGATAACGTTGCTAAAGCAATCGAAGCCTATGAGGCGACACTGATCACGCCGGCCCCCTTCGACGCCTTTCTCAATGGCAATGATGCCGCCATCAGTTCCGAACAGAAACAGGGCCTGGCGCTTTTCATCGAAAAGGGCTGCTCGTCTTGCCATTCCGGTATTAACGTTGGAGGCGAAGGGTATTACCCATTCGGCCTCGTTGAGAAGCCCAGCGCGGATGTTCTGCCCGAGTACGACAAGGGCAGATTTGCCGTCACCAATGCAGCTGACGATTCCTATGTTTTCCGCGTGGCACCGCTGCGGAACGTAGCAATCACGGCGCCGTACTTTCATTCGGGCAAGGTTTGGGACCTGAGACAGGCCGTCGCCACCATGGGGACCACCCAGCTCGGCGAAGACTTAACGGGATACGAAGTCGACCGGATCGTTGCCTTCCTTAGTTCACTGACCGGAAAGCTACCCGAGATATCTTATCCCGTCTTACCCGCTGAAACGGCGACAACACCTCGACCTCAATCGCAGATCTTGAGAAAATAG
- a CDS encoding cold-shock protein: MATGTVKWFNSTKGFGFIQPDNGGQDVFVHISAVERAGLSTLNEGQKINYEIEQDRRTGKSSAGSLSKAG, from the coding sequence ATGGCGACCGGAACGGTAAAGTGGTTCAACAGCACCAAGGGATTTGGATTTATCCAGCCCGACAATGGCGGTCAGGATGTTTTCGTCCACATTTCGGCTGTCGAGCGAGCGGGCCTTTCGACCCTTAATGAAGGCCAGAAGATCAACTACGAGATCGAACAGGACCGTCGTACCGGCAAGTCCTCCGCTGGCAGTCTCAGCAAAGCTGGCTGA
- a CDS encoding transposase, whose protein sequence is MRRQTRPFTVEIRQKRSSQKRGRSIWSDVDLSAAMAETTRELEEMEFPNRRLVDSSAVALDAEPMPKPRAEHLMANPLDAESVITATEPAAKGETPGKKVAARLRKAKAESRQPAGKNAANTAPQAEEAPAVAVRTRKIYSAKERPQMLAQIEKSISGGATHKAAVKQAGISEQTYYQWKKAAQPASDGDNLKDLVALEEENKRLKSLLAERLRKENAELKRKLGL, encoded by the coding sequence ATGAGGCGGCAGACCCGACCGTTCACCGTGGAGATAAGACAGAAGCGCAGTTCTCAAAAACGGGGTCGTTCCATCTGGAGCGATGTCGATCTCTCCGCAGCAATGGCCGAGACAACAAGGGAACTAGAGGAGATGGAGTTCCCAAATCGTCGCCTTGTTGACTCTAGTGCCGTAGCGCTTGATGCTGAACCCATGCCGAAACCGCGAGCGGAGCATCTCATGGCAAATCCCTTGGACGCTGAATCAGTAATAACTGCAACGGAACCGGCAGCCAAAGGGGAGACGCCTGGAAAGAAGGTAGCCGCACGGTTGCGGAAGGCGAAGGCTGAGTCTAGGCAGCCTGCTGGGAAGAATGCTGCCAATACGGCGCCTCAGGCGGAGGAAGCACCAGCAGTGGCCGTGCGGACTCGGAAGATTTACTCTGCAAAGGAGCGTCCCCAGATGCTCGCCCAGATAGAGAAGTCTATCAGTGGCGGCGCCACTCACAAAGCTGCCGTAAAGCAGGCCGGCATCTCGGAACAGACCTACTATCAATGGAAGAAGGCTGCGCAGCCTGCATCGGATGGTGACAATCTGAAGGACCTCGTGGCGCTTGAGGAAGAAAACAAGCGACTGAAGAGCCTGCTCGCGGAACGCTTGCGCAAGGAGAACGCGGAACTCAAGAGGAAACTGGGGTTGTAA
- a CDS encoding LLM class flavin-dependent oxidoreductase: MNKIFPSDLAVGIFDHLDEDGLDIARQYEDRLKLAEACDQLGFYAYHLAEHHCTPHGRGPSPNLFLSSVAQRTRRLRVGPLVMLLALYHPLRAFEEICMLDQLSGGRLELGIGRGSLPIELGYFGIGSDAAPDHYAEASEILMNALKGGTLSYQGRHFELNSVPLTLRAHQRPHPPTWIATNRPEPAAWAAANGVNIACVGHSSSVRRITDAFRAGREHTSDAGDQAPFLGLLRMVVIGRSETDARSLAAPAYERWLKSFKFLYDLNAMPTPPNLPLTFDAAIEKELCVVGTAASAGQALLDQLEKAGANYLLCQLAFGNLSLDASLYTAAAIQSAIMARVDRP; the protein is encoded by the coding sequence ATGAATAAGATCTTTCCTTCAGACCTAGCTGTCGGCATCTTCGATCATCTGGACGAGGACGGCCTTGATATAGCCCGACAATACGAAGATCGCCTGAAGTTAGCGGAGGCGTGCGATCAGCTTGGGTTCTATGCATATCATCTCGCAGAGCACCATTGTACCCCACATGGGAGAGGTCCATCACCGAATCTGTTCTTGTCGAGCGTAGCCCAACGAACCCGACGCCTTCGTGTGGGTCCATTGGTAATGCTGCTCGCCCTCTATCATCCGCTACGTGCGTTCGAAGAGATCTGTATGCTGGATCAATTGAGCGGTGGCAGGCTCGAACTTGGGATAGGGCGCGGCTCGCTCCCGATCGAATTAGGTTATTTTGGGATTGGCTCGGACGCGGCGCCAGACCACTATGCGGAAGCCAGCGAAATTCTTATGAATGCGCTGAAAGGCGGCACGCTATCTTATCAAGGCCGCCATTTCGAGTTGAACAGCGTTCCGCTGACGCTAAGAGCTCATCAGCGTCCGCATCCGCCGACTTGGATCGCCACGAACCGACCCGAACCAGCAGCCTGGGCCGCTGCGAATGGCGTGAACATCGCGTGCGTGGGACATTCCTCTTCCGTTCGCAGAATTACTGATGCCTTCCGCGCCGGTCGAGAGCACACCAGCGACGCGGGCGACCAAGCGCCATTTCTTGGATTGCTCCGAATGGTCGTGATTGGGCGTTCTGAAACGGATGCACGTTCACTCGCCGCACCTGCTTACGAACGGTGGCTTAAGAGCTTTAAATTCCTTTACGATCTCAACGCCATGCCGACTCCACCAAACCTGCCGCTGACTTTCGATGCGGCAATCGAGAAGGAATTGTGCGTAGTAGGAACGGCAGCTTCTGCGGGACAAGCTCTTCTTGACCAGCTGGAAAAGGCAGGTGCAAACTACCTCCTTTGTCAACTTGCATTTGGGAATCTGTCGTTAGATGCTTCCCTATATACGGCAGCGGCAATTCAATCGGCAATTATGGCTCGAGTTGACCGACCTTGA
- the hisC gene encoding histidinol-phosphate transaminase, which produces MSDAKLQSVLSSLSQVTRQLDPLPSNRAAPDASWVKLNTNENPFPLPNIIMQSAISALERQYLYPEDDNISLREAAANAYSVSVDQVIAGNGSSELLGLVYRAFLASGDSVAMMSPGFSFNRKLAMLQGAQFLEIEFSEDHSLPMEQLLFGPAKDAKFILLANPNNPTGTFIPVAHIERLLAKSDRLIVLDEAYVDFAPENGLRLINRYSNLLVLRTFSKSYAAAGIRVGFGFGHPEIIGRLRNIQNVFNMNVIGHAIGISVLAHRAAYADNHKQIKHQRQRVTLALSQLGFSVTPSHTNFLLARVPAPDGSWWQSAFAKEKILVAYFPDKGLENHIRVSIGTKEHMDAFLSAAGHISRALKMPASTPHLARG; this is translated from the coding sequence ATGTCCGATGCAAAACTGCAGAGTGTGCTCTCGTCCCTTTCTCAAGTGACGAGACAGTTAGATCCTCTGCCATCCAATAGAGCAGCGCCGGATGCAAGTTGGGTAAAACTAAATACGAATGAGAATCCATTCCCGCTTCCAAATATCATAATGCAAAGTGCGATTTCGGCTCTCGAACGCCAATATCTATATCCAGAAGACGATAACATCAGCTTGAGGGAAGCCGCCGCAAACGCCTACAGCGTCTCCGTGGATCAGGTGATCGCTGGTAACGGATCGTCTGAACTGCTTGGACTTGTCTACAGAGCTTTTCTTGCTTCGGGAGATAGCGTGGCGATGATGTCGCCAGGGTTTTCGTTCAACCGCAAACTTGCCATGTTGCAGGGTGCTCAATTTCTCGAAATCGAGTTTAGCGAAGATCATTCCTTGCCGATGGAGCAATTGCTCTTCGGTCCTGCAAAGGACGCCAAGTTCATTCTGTTGGCCAATCCGAACAATCCGACCGGAACGTTCATTCCGGTGGCCCATATCGAGCGCCTGCTGGCGAAATCGGACCGCTTGATCGTGCTGGATGAGGCCTACGTCGACTTTGCACCCGAGAATGGTCTGCGCCTCATCAATCGTTATTCGAACCTTCTGGTCCTTAGAACATTTTCTAAAAGCTATGCTGCCGCGGGCATTCGCGTCGGTTTTGGTTTCGGTCACCCCGAAATTATTGGCAGGCTACGCAACATCCAGAACGTCTTCAACATGAATGTGATCGGGCATGCGATTGGTATCAGCGTCCTTGCGCATCGCGCCGCCTATGCAGACAATCACAAACAAATCAAGCATCAACGACAGCGAGTGACGCTCGCGCTATCGCAACTTGGATTTTCCGTAACGCCTTCCCACACAAACTTCTTGCTAGCCCGCGTGCCCGCACCGGACGGCTCATGGTGGCAATCAGCCTTTGCAAAGGAAAAAATACTTGTTGCTTACTTTCCCGATAAAGGCTTGGAAAATCACATCCGCGTCAGCATCGGTACAAAAGAGCACATGGATGCTTTTCTCAGTGCTGCTGGGCATATTAGTAGGGCACTTAAGATGCCAGCATCAACACCTCATCTAGCACGGGGCTAG